The following coding sequences are from one Rutidosis leptorrhynchoides isolate AG116_Rl617_1_P2 chromosome 11, CSIRO_AGI_Rlap_v1, whole genome shotgun sequence window:
- the LOC139876797 gene encoding E3 ubiquitin-protein ligase RDUF2-like yields the protein MSRTSATTSYWCYRCTRFIRLPSQTTVVCPYCNGGFIETVESTESPPPPPSSTRRSDLRSHRRRHNGDRSPFNPVVVLRASTASSEDTDTTTAAAGGGFELYYDDGAGTGLQPLPATMSEFLMGSGFDRLLDQLSQIEINGLNRSGFNNPASKSAIESLPLIEITDVHVSTESHCAVCKEAFVIRSEAREMPCKHIYHSDCILPWLGLRNSCPVCRYELETDVTNLPNLSNRDESSVGLTIWRLPGGGFAVGRFSGERELPVVYTEMDGGFGNGSGTPRRIMWENRRNGSGGVNGVSGVRRVFRNVVSFFGRLRPNSSGDGGLVTRNRSLSSSVFGRMSSRRRNRTWILDEQNGMSRW from the coding sequence ATGTCAAGAACGTCAGCAACGACGTCGTATTGGTGCTACCGGTGCACACGTTTCATCAGATTACCATCACAAACCACCGTCGTATGTCCGTACTGCAACGGCGGTTTCATCGAAACTGTTGAATCCACCGAATCACCACCACCGCCGCCTTCATCCACTCGCCGATCAGATCTCCGGTCACACCGTCGCCGTCACAACGGCGACCGCTCACCGTTCAATCCGGTTGTCGTCCTTCGAGCCTCGACTGCTTCATCTGAAGATACCGACACCACCACCGCCGCTGCCGGAGGCGGATTTGAGCTTTACTACGACGACGGAGCTGGAACCGGATTACAACCGTTACCGGCGACGATGTCGGAGTTTTTAATGGGATCAGGTTTCGATCGATTACTTGATCAATTATCACAAATTGAAATAAATGGATTAAATAGGTCAGGTTTCAACAATCCTGCATCGAAATCAGCGATTGAATCGCTACCGTTGATTGAAATCACGGATGTACACGTCAGCACTGAATCTCATTGTGCTGTTTGTAAAGAAGCATTTGTGATTAGATCTGAAGCACGTGAGATGCCATGTAAGCATATATATCATTCCGATTGTATACTTCCATGGTTAGGGTTACGAAATTCATGTCCTGTTTGCCGTTACGAACTTGAAACAGATGTAACTAACTTACCTAACTTATCGAATCGAGATGAATCGAGTGTTGGATTGACGATATGGAGATTGCCAGGTGGCGGATTTGCGGTTGGGCGGTTTTCGGGTGAAAGGGAACTTCCGGTTGTGTATACTGAAATGGATGGTGGATTTGGTAACGGGTCGGGTACACCTAGGAGGATAATGTGGGAGAATAGGAGAAATGGTAGTGGTGGTGTTAATGGTGTGAGTGGGGTAAGGCGAGTTTTTCGAAATGTGGTTTCGTTTTTTGGGAGATTAAGGCCGAATTCGAGTGGTGATGGTGGATTGGTTACGAGAAACCGAAGTTTGTCTAGTTCGGTTTTTGGTAGGATGAGTAGTAGGAGAAGAAATAGGACTTGGATTTTGGATGAACAAAATGGTATGTCGAGATGGTGA